A single genomic interval of Halobacillus halophilus DSM 2266 harbors:
- the cydD gene encoding thiol reductant ABC exporter subunit CydD, with protein sequence MKHLSKLAFGQRKVILTLFIISLIIGGTIIGQAYFFVAIVDRIFLDQQSFLDIVPLLAGLLLVLAGRAGFTWLHGRTGVKMAARAKSHYRQAIIQKFSRNPIQASLKGQSGRKVSVLMDSVDEIDGYFSNYVPQMIQTAVIPLMILIVVFTQHIYSGLIMLITAPFIPFFMAIVGVMTKKKSEEQMEKLSAFSGKFLDTLQGLTTLKLFGRAQKQKDEIEKSSLGFRDATMGVLKVAFISSLMLEFISMLSIGLIALEIAIRLVVYESIPFFSAFFILVLAPEFYLTLKDFGSAFHTGRGSSGAANQLAEELNETESYVEWGEGKLSAGSKPPSLELDNVQFSYGKEEGLFALENIQATIPAYSQTAIVGRSGSGKSTLLHVVAGLIQPSEGRVKVNGEALSFYQEHEWFKEVSYISQHPYLFSGTIAENIAIGGRGSHSMNDIKAAAQRAGIAELIESLERGYDTPVGEAGRGLSGGEKQRLAIARAFLKRPSVILFDEPTTGLDLKTERILQESMKDLSKTSTVITVAHRLHTIKNADQILFLDQGNLAALGPHDVLMESHPEYREMVQLQQGGTPA encoded by the coding sequence ATGAAACATTTGAGCAAATTAGCCTTTGGTCAAAGAAAAGTGATTCTGACTTTGTTCATCATTTCTCTTATCATTGGTGGAACAATCATAGGACAGGCTTACTTTTTTGTAGCCATTGTGGACCGTATCTTTTTAGATCAGCAATCGTTTCTGGACATTGTTCCTCTGCTCGCTGGACTATTACTTGTTCTGGCTGGACGGGCAGGGTTTACGTGGCTCCATGGTCGTACCGGTGTGAAAATGGCCGCCCGCGCAAAGAGTCATTACCGTCAGGCTATCATACAAAAATTTTCAAGGAATCCTATTCAAGCTTCTTTGAAAGGGCAGTCGGGCCGTAAAGTAAGTGTTCTTATGGATTCAGTAGACGAAATAGACGGCTATTTTAGTAATTACGTACCTCAAATGATTCAGACGGCTGTCATCCCGCTTATGATTCTCATTGTTGTGTTTACGCAGCACATTTATTCCGGACTCATTATGCTTATTACCGCTCCGTTTATTCCTTTTTTTATGGCAATTGTCGGAGTGATGACGAAGAAAAAGTCAGAAGAACAAATGGAGAAACTTTCTGCTTTCTCCGGTAAGTTTCTAGATACACTTCAAGGCTTAACAACGTTAAAGCTATTTGGAAGAGCTCAGAAGCAGAAAGATGAAATAGAAAAGAGCAGCCTCGGCTTTCGTGATGCTACCATGGGCGTTTTGAAGGTAGCCTTCATTTCATCGCTTATGCTTGAGTTTATATCCATGCTCAGTATTGGTCTGATTGCACTGGAAATTGCCATTCGTTTGGTGGTATATGAAAGCATTCCGTTTTTCTCTGCTTTTTTCATTTTGGTATTAGCCCCTGAATTTTACTTAACTCTTAAAGATTTCGGCAGTGCTTTTCATACAGGACGTGGAAGTTCGGGTGCTGCCAATCAGCTGGCAGAGGAGCTGAATGAAACCGAATCTTATGTAGAGTGGGGAGAAGGAAAACTATCTGCAGGGTCTAAGCCTCCATCTTTAGAACTTGATAACGTGCAATTCAGCTATGGAAAAGAAGAGGGGTTATTTGCACTGGAAAATATTCAGGCAACGATTCCCGCTTATTCACAAACTGCGATCGTCGGGAGAAGCGGCTCTGGTAAATCTACATTGCTCCATGTGGTAGCTGGGCTGATCCAGCCTTCAGAAGGGCGAGTGAAAGTAAATGGGGAAGCTCTTTCCTTTTACCAGGAGCACGAATGGTTCAAGGAAGTCAGTTATATTTCGCAGCATCCTTATTTATTCTCGGGAACCATTGCTGAAAATATTGCGATTGGCGGTCGTGGTAGTCACTCAATGAACGACATTAAAGCTGCTGCTCAGAGAGCGGGAATTGCAGAGCTTATTGAATCTCTGGAACGAGGCTATGATACTCCTGTTGGAGAGGCAGGCCGCGGACTTTCAGGTGGTGAAAAACAGAGACTTGCGATAGCGCGAGCTTTTCTAAAACGTCCGTCTGTTATCCTTTTTGATGAGCCCACCACAGGACTAGATTTAAAGACGGAGCGCATCTTGCAGGAATCTATGAAGGATCTCTCTAAAACGTCAACCGTTATTACAGTAGCGCATCGTCTTCATACGATCAAAAACGCTGACCAGATCCTGTTCTTAGATCAAGGGAATCTGGCTGCTTTAGGACCTCACGATGTATTAATGGAGAGTCATCCAGAATATCGGGAAATGGTGCAGCTTCAGCAAGGAGGGACGCCAGCATGA